A window from Podospora bellae-mahoneyi strain CBS 112042 chromosome 1 map unlocalized CBS112042p_1, whole genome shotgun sequence encodes these proteins:
- a CDS encoding uncharacterized protein (EggNog:ENOG503P3DA; COG:S) produces MSSPIHVNDSIQAIDGTSWLIGEKLLLSCQASPPPNPNQPSWSDGRGAFFVLSDAPSPLPQYQPHPADSTELPRVYAAGDQSAVWRAGEAFIKAQNLSDPKSTREHVTLEFLHSKKPLDFKIPNVLYHGEWDGRYYIIVSRIPGQMLTEAWPAMDEELRQYYVHRVAELCAKMAEWKGEAICGVDGGQLTELYLRKGKTLDPEILEENCIGIGMDVSSLVFYHCDLGPGNILVEPDNNRGIGIIDWETAGYVPREWVRTKFHLSSGMDFPDVEDVHKSDWRRLVSRKLAAMGFKEVIDGWLAFPST; encoded by the coding sequence ATGTCGTCCCCAATCCATGTCAACGATTCAATCCAGGCTATTGACGGCACTTCTTGGTTGATTGGCGAgaagctcctcctctcttGTCAAGCTTCTccgccccccaaccccaaccagccATCATGGAGCGATGGTAGAGGAGCGTTTTTTGTCCTCTCCGATGCCCCTTCACCCTTGCCCCAATaccaaccacacccagcCGACTCGACCGAGCTGCCCCGAGTCTACGCCGCCGGAGACCAGTCAGCTGTTTGGCGCGCCGGAGAAGCCTTTATCAAAGCGCAAAACCTCTCGGATCCAAAGAGCACCCGGGAGCACGTCACACTTGAATTCTTACACAGCAAAAAGCCTCTCGACTTCAAGATACCTAACGTGCTCTACCATGGCGAGTGGGATGGCCGGTATTATATAATCGTCTCTCGCATACCAGGGCAGATGCTGACAGAGGCTTGGCCTGCTATGGACGAGGAGTTGCGGCAGTATTATGTTCATCGCGTCGCAGAGCTATGCGCGAAGATGGCCGAGTGGAAAGGCGAAGCGATCTGTGGAGTCGACGGAGGTCAGCTGACGGAACTATACTTGAGGAAGGGCAAGACTCTAGATCCCGAGATCCTCGAAGAGAATTGCATTGGGATTGGCATGGATGTTTCTTCTTTGGTGTTCTATCACTGCGATCTAGGGCCAGGAAATATTCTTGTTGAGCCTGATAATAACCGAGGGATAGGAATTATCGACTGGGAGACTGCCGGGTACGTCCCGAGAGAGTGGGTTAGGACAAAGTTTCATCTCTCTTCGGGGATGGATTTCCCTGATGTGGAGGATGTGCACAAGTCGGACTGGCGACGTCTTGTTTCTAGGAAACTGGCTGCGATGGGGTTTAAAGAGGTGATTGATGGGTGGCTAGCCTTTCCAAGCACATAG
- a CDS encoding uncharacterized protein (EggNog:ENOG503P1B0; COG:G) yields the protein MGILKYLAVAGLVASTSSSSLPDVCTTAFVESSLPAPDFFPGLELIAGSVTAQPVTNFTAPPDSTHPGATGRDFCNVTFAYRHVGRPTDRVNLWLYLPSPAQFKKRFLATGGGGLSMTLGARGLATGLSYGAVSITTDAGFGGFDSDLSRVILYGNGAMNYDALIAYSYRAMHEMTVLGKELTRKFYNASNSTKIYSYFHGCSEGGREGMSQVQKYGTTFDGISVGSPAFRHPIFHYHGPLSQRKLNYFPSVCELSRITADAIAFCDPLDGKTDGVVARTDLCFARFNASSSIGKPYNCSAVPQLGQPPIAGTVSAKAAAVAAETWRGMYDSNNKLIHPFFAPSVEFGDSVTILNPATNQLEPFPNPLSPAVVNLLIKEVYSPTLPLDEVSPDIIREWVSDSMAKYLSGIYTLWPDLTPFKSNGGKMIFWHGEADAAIPAVSSTMYQDKVRKTMYPGLGIQQGYAEMSKWNKLFLVPGGGHCDPGTVDPLGVFKSNSAAWPTEVLKSLMEWVEEGKDFERLEGIVQGGEKKGEKEGICGFPLRPVWGGNNGSDGKGRGKGKGKGKGQQQSEDEEELQCVFDQQSFEFFTPKLDSFLVDAY from the coding sequence ATGGGAATTCTAAAATATTTGGCAGTGGCTGGCCTTGTAGCATCCACATCCAGTTCAAGCCTTCCCGATGTCTGCACGACGGCTTTTGTTGAATCGTCTCTTCCGGCACCAGACTTCTTCCCAGGACTCGAACTAATCGCCGGTTCTGTCACAGCCCAGCCTGTCACCAACTTCACTGCTCCACCAGACAGCACCCATCCTGGCGCCACCGGTCGCGACTTTTGCAACGTCACTTTCGCCTACCGCCATGTCGGCCGCCCTACTGACCGAGTCAATCTCTGGCTCTACCTTCCAAGTCCCGCCCAGTTCAAGAAGCGTTTCCTGGCtacaggaggaggagggctgtCCATGACTTTGGGCGCACGAGGACTCGCAACTGGTCTCAGCTATGGCGCTGTGTCCATCACGACCGATGCCGGCTTCGGCGGTTTCGACTCCGACCTCAGCCGTGTTATCCTCTACGGCAACGGCGCCATGAACTACGATGCCCTCATTGCCTACTCCTACAGGGCAATGCACGAAATGACTGTTCTCGGCAAGGAGCTTACCCGCAAGTTCTACAACGCCTCCAACTCGACCAAGATTTACTCCTACTTCCACGGTTGCTCCGAAGGTGGGCGCGAGGGCATGTCTCAAGTCCAAAAATACGGCACGACCTTTGACGGAATTTCCGTTGGTTCTCCTGCGTTCCGGCATCCCATCTTCCACTACCACGGCCCTCTTTCTCAGCGCAAGCTCAACTACTTTCCCTCTGTTTGCGAGCTCTCACGCATCACCGCCGATGCTATTGCCTTCTGCGACCCCCTCGACGGCAAAACCGACGGCGTAGTTGCACGCACCGATCTCTGCTTCGCCCGCTTCAATGCCTCGTCCTCGATTGGAAAACCCTACAACTGCTCCGCTGTTCCCCAGCTTGGCCAGCCACCCATCGCCGGCACTGTTTCCgccaaagccgccgccgtggcAGCCGAGACCTGGCGCGGCATGTAcgactccaacaacaagctcATCCACCCATTCTTTGCTCCCTCGGTGGAGTTTGGTGACTCTGTCACAatcctcaaccccgccacgAACCAACTCGAGCCgttccccaaccctctctccccgGCGGTGGTCAATTTGCTGATCAAGGAAGTCTACTCCCCTACCTTGCCGCTGGATGAAGTCAGCCCTGATATTATCCGCGAGTGGGTCAGCGATTCAATGGCCAAGTACCTTTCTGGCATCTATACTCTCTGGCCGGATCTCACGCCGTTCAAGTCCAACGGTGGAAAGATGATATTCTGGCATGGGGAGGCTGATGCTGCGATTCCGGCGGTTTCATCAACCATGTATCAAGACAAGGTCAGGAAGACGATGTACCCTGGTTTGGGCATACAGCAAGGTTACGCCGAGATGTCGAAATGGAACAAGCTGTTTTTGGTGCCTGGAGGTGGGCACTGCGATCCTGGGACGGTGGATCCTCTGGGGGTGTTTAAGTCCAACAGCGCAGCATGGCCAACAGAGGTGCTGAAGAGTTTGAtggagtgggtggaggaggggaaggattTTGAGAGATTGGAGGGGATTGTgcagggtggtgagaagaagggagagaaggaggggatttGCGGGTTTCCTCTGAGACCTGTTTGGGGCGGCAACAATGGAAGTGATGGCAAAGGCagggggaaaggaaaggggaagggtaAGGGGCAACAGCAAAgtgaggacgaagaggagctgCAGTGTGTCTTTGACCAGCAGAGCTTTGAGTTCTTTACTCCTAAGCTGGACAGTTTTTTGGTGGATGCCTATTAG
- a CDS encoding uncharacterized protein (COG:O; EggNog:ENOG503NTYY) — protein sequence MPRQTTQLPLRPAGPQAAKKPCVFFTQGRCRNGSTCSFFHDPVLVKLAWAGSTSTADQDDKAPTSKITCHFYLKGACLKGDTCSFAHPESHRPPPVVDTKESLTDDTVGPEKDEPEDRPDDWMRQLGGAVIQFGHGAAVLKASLQSDFSAVRISQLPETSTLGQIFQTLRQLGFAVSPDEIRFVPSPDPTHRIADVRVEDPAFARRLMSAVEDCQRSLGNDIKVIQINAPMPGGSGMHRVECKKVLCSWYRPFKTVWLNFTSHGLAETIRQKYTSGRYKVLNMTVTSHAPKKSKGWTTVMLTEVPAEATEDDVTKSIPANLSPRNVETGTPSFRYNAHVANAFVKSKLMEVGPLEWWEDAVFGGKRAKVKARFQDDGDAAKAASMLNGWELPFHKKGKLTVQAIYSARFKVQERIYQAIKPIIKEQSPMWQTKKVYLATYEPAKFSSSRVLKFEGEDNKAVAEAKRTLEQILEGRLATDKGKPIWSPAFTVNGEVFQKIKELEQPFGIVVIRNRKLSRVYLFGSEDKCKEAEPELAEIAEQDSSTANIIKLDASQFDWALRGGFKSITEILGRKATLNVVSEPKQIVVTGSTEDIKLAMDMVKAQDEFTESSTAKPSMTEDCSICWMEPENPLTTPCNHTYCTDCFESLCTSATSCNKTNFILQCEGSSSKCQQPFSLNFLQDHLSSQLFEDLLQASFQSYVSHRPDALRHCPTPDCGQIYRAATGTFTCPNCLTPVCTTCFVSHQGMTCADHKFVSSGGDIALKEAKQRLGIKDCPKCKTAMEKTDGCDHMTCGGCGTHICWNCLKTFGTGADCYAHMNQAHGGIGIDVRF from the exons ATGCCTCGACAAACAACCCAGCTCCCCTTGCGCCCAGCTGGCCCGCAGGCAGCGAAGAAGCCCTGTGTATTCTTTACCCAAGGACGCTGTCGAAATGGGAGCACCTGCTCATTTTTCCATGATCCAGTGCTTGTCAAGCTGGCTTGGGCCGGATCAACTTCCACTGCCGATCAAGATGACAAAGCTCCAACATCCAAGATCACTTGCCACTTCTACCTGAAAGGAGCCTGTTTGAAGGGAGACACTTGCTCCTTTGCTCACCCTGAATCCCACAGACCACCACCTGTGGTGGATACCAAAGAGTCTTTAACTGATGACACAGTTGGTCCAGAGAAG GATGAACCTGAAGACAGACCCGATGACTGGATGCGCCAGCTTGGTGGAGCTGTCATACAGTTCGGACACGGCGCCGCCGTCTTGAAGGCATCTCTCCAGTCAGACTTCTCCGCGGTCCGCATCAGTCAGCTGCCGGAAACGAGTACCCTGGGTCAAATCTTCCAAACTCTCCGCCAGCTCGGATTCGCCGTCTCCCCTGATGAAATACGCTTCGTACCGAGCCCTGATCCAACCCATCGTATCGCTGATGTCCGCGTGGAGGATCCCGCCTTTGCGAGACGGCTCATGAGCGCTGTAGAAGACTGCCAAAGATCCCTTGGAAACGACATCAAAGTGATCCAAATCAACGCGCCTATGCCGGGGGGATCTGGGATGCACAGAGTCGAGTGTAAAAAGGTGCTCTGCTCTTGGTACCGCCCCTTCAAGACGGTCTGGCTGAATTTCACATCGCACGGTTTGGCCGAGACAATCCGCCAAAAGTACACGAGTGGGAGGTACAAGGTTCTCAACATGACTGTAACGAGCCACGCACCCAAGAAAAGCAAAGGATGGACGACAGTTATGCTCACCGAAGTCCCTGCTGAAGCCACCGAAGACGATGTTACGAAGTCCATCCCGGCGAACTTGTCGCCTAGAAACGTGGAGACTGGAACCCCGAGCTTTAGATACAATGCTCATGTGGCGAATGCTTTTGTCAAGTCGAAGTTGATGGAGGTTGGACCACTTGAATGGTGGGAGGACGCCGTGTTTGGTGGAAAGCGTGCGAAGGTGAAGGCTCGCTTCCAGGACGACGGCGATGCTGCCAAAGCGGCCTCGATGCTGAACGGATGGGAGCTTCCATTCcacaagaagggcaagctCACCGTCCAGGCTATCTATTCAGCACGATTCAAGGTCCAAGAACGCATATATCAAGCCATCAAACCTATCATTAAGGAGCAGAGCCCCATGTGGCAAACAAAAAAGGTGTATCTGGCTACCTATGAGCCTGCCAAGTTCTCTTCTTCACGCGTCTTGAAGTTTGAAGGTGAAGATAACAAGGCAGTTGCGGAAGCAAAGCGTACCTTGGAGCAGATATTGGAAGGACGTCTTGCTACCGACAAAGGCAAACCGATCTGGTCCCCTGCTTTCACCGTTAACGGCGAGGTCTTTCAAAAAATAAAGGAGCTTGAGCAGCCTTTCGGTATCGTAGTCATTCGCAACAGGAAACTATCGCGGGTGTATCTCTTCGGGTCGGAAGACAAATGCAAAGAAGCTGAACCAGAACTTGCAGAAATCGCCGAGCAGGACTCGTCAaccgccaacatcatcaagctgGACGCAAGCCAGTTTGACTGGGCCTTACGAGGTGGCTTCAAGTCCATCACCGAGATCCTCGGCCGCAAGGCCACCTTGAATGTTGTCTCAGAGCCCAAGCAGATCGTAGTGACGGGATCAACAGAAGACATCAAGCTCGCCATGGACATGGTCAAAGCCCAGGATGAATTCACCGAGAGTAGCACCGCCAAACCCTCCATGACTGAAGACTGCTCGATCTGCTGGATGGAACCCGAAAATccgctcaccaccccctgcaACCACACCTACTGCACCGACTGCTTCGAATCCCTCTGCACCTCTGCAACCTCTTGCAACAAAACCAACTTCATCCTTCAATGCGAAGGAAGCTCGTCCAAATGCCAGCAACCCTTTTCCCTCAACTTTCTCCAAGACCATCTATCATCCCAGCTATTCGAAGACCTGCTCCAAGCGTCCTTCCAGTCTTACGTCTCGCACCGGCCCGACGCCCTCCGACACTGCCCAACCCCAGACTGCGGACAAATCTACCGCGCCGCCACTGGCACCTTTACCTGTCCCAACTGCCTCACCCCAGTATGTACCACCTGTTTTGTATCACACCAGGGCATGACTTGTGCCGATCACAAGTTTGTTTCGTCTGGTGGGGACATAGCCCTGAAGGAAGCCAAGCAGCGCTTGGGGATCAAGGATTGTCCCAAGTGCAAGACTGCCATGGAAAAGACGGACGGGTGCGACCACATGACTTGTGGCGGCTGCGGTACTCATATTTGCTGGAACTGTTTGAAGACGTTTGGGACGGGGGCTGACTGCTACGCGCATATGAATCAGGCGCATGGTGGCATCGGGATTGATGTCAGGTTTTGA
- a CDS encoding uncharacterized protein (COG:T; EggNog:ENOG503PSRJ) — protein MAKPRHANEALFYLVPQDAESRKIVEENPSYQGQYKGIASLQVKAGNKSNFAGRILSIGRLKQLSDIVLYLRGLPDQQCSFQLYPSGGLMLQNATTGCHTSIRSRPNAPVIPVDLDKKPLRQIHTYKVLGEGGFGKVSMAVDLASGILYAVKECKKRTKKKNFKWKLNSLPDSAT, from the exons ATGGCCAAACCTCG ACATGCCAACGAGGCCCTGTTCTATCTCGTACCGCAAGACGCCGAGTCCCGAAAGATTGTCGAAGAAAACCCATCCTATCAAGGTCAATACAAGGGCATCGCCAGCCTGCAGGTCAAGGCTGGAAACAAGTCCAACTTTGCTGGACGTATCTTGTCCATCGGCAGACTAAAGCAGCTAAGTGACATTGTGCTCTACCTTCGTGGGCTGCCCGACCAGCAATGCTCTTTTCAGCTTTACCCATCGGGAGGGCTGATGCTACAAAATGCAACTACAGGTTGTCACACCAGCATCAG ATCGAGGCCCAATGCGCCGGTTATCCCCGTCGACCTGGACAAGAAGCCACTGCGCCAGATTCACACGTACAAGGTtcttggcgagggtggtttTGGTAAAGTCTCCATGGCCGTGGATCTTGCTTCGGGCATCCTGTATGCTGTGAAGGAATGCAAGAAGAgaacgaagaagaagaacttCAAGTGGAAGTTGAACAGCTTGCCAGACTCCGCCACGTAG